The Xyrauchen texanus isolate HMW12.3.18 chromosome 28, RBS_HiC_50CHRs, whole genome shotgun sequence genome has a segment encoding these proteins:
- the LOC127622505 gene encoding estrogen-related receptor gamma-like — MDLLQLYHPESFSFPSEQNNILDTMSINTHHPAYIKAEPSSPGSLSDSLAQRSPGASSDTGSSYSSVIKMNQTGMDSPAPYPAAGAMLRPSGDPRRLLEKSPMKCEYSLNSGPKRLCLVCGDVASGFHYGVASCEACKAFFKRTIQGNIEYSCSVSRDCEITKRRRKSCQACRFTKCLSVGMMREGVRTDRVRGGRQKYKRRMDSDSSIYLSEQLPHRKLSSCGQGENKVVTLLLGAEPERVCAMPDPALPDSDIKALTTLCDLADRELVLNISWAKHIPGFSSLGLSDQMSLLQSAWMEILILRVAFRSLAHEDRLVFAEDYIMDVEQAKSAGLLELHMAILQLVRRYRSMRLETEEFVTLKAIALANSDSMHLADMEAVQGLQDTLHEALLDYERAQHSEDPCRAGKLIMTLPLLRQTSAVAVRHFCSIKQDGRVPMHKLFLELLEANV; from the exons ATGGATCTACTGCAGTTGTATCATCCGGAATCGTTTTCCTTCCCTTCTGAACAGAACAA CATCCTTGACACGATGTCAATCAACACTCACCACCCTGCCTACATCAAGGCAGAACCATCAAGCCCCGGCTCCCTGTCGGACAGTCTGGCGCAGCGCAGTCCTGGGGCGTCATCGGACACAGGGAGCAGCTACAGTTCAGTTATTAAAATGAACCAAACAGGTATGGATTCTCCCGCTCCATACCCAGCAGCCGGAGCAATGCTGAGGCCTTCTGGCGACCCCCGCAGGCTGCTGGAGAAATCACCAATGAAGTGTGAATACAGTTTGAACTCAGGCCCCAAACGCCTGTGTCTAGTGTGTGGAGACGTTGCATCTGGATTCCACTATGGAGTGGCTTCCTGTGAGGCTTGCAAGGCATTCTTCAAACGCACCATTCAAG GGAATATAGAGTACAGTTGTTCGGTCAGCAGGGATTGTGAGATTACTAAGAGAAGGAGAAAGTCCTGTCAGGCGTGTCGCTTCACCAAGTGTCTCTCTGTGGGAATGATGCGTGAAG gtgtgcgtACGGACAGGGTGCGAGGAGGACGGCAGAAATATAAAAGGAGAATGGACTCAGATTCCAGCATTTACCTCAGTGAACAACTACCTCACCGAAAACTAT caTCCTGCGGTCAAGGAGAGAATAAAGTGGTGACTCTATTGTTGGGGGCAGAGCCAGAGAGGGTGTGTGCCATGCCTGATCCCGCCCTCCCTGACAGTGACATCAAAGCTTTGACGACACTGTGTGACCTTGCTGACCGAGAGTTAGTGCTGAACATCAGCTGGGCCAAACATAtaccag GATTCTCGAGCCTCGGTCTGTCTGACCAGATGAGTCTACTGCAGAGTGCATGGATGGAGATCCTCATCCTACGTGTGGCTTTCCGTTCGCTGGCCCACGAGGATAGGCTGGTCTTTGCGGAGGATTACATTATGGATGTTGAACAGGCCAAATCAGCAGGTCTACTGGAGCTCCACATGGCCATATTACAGCTGGTACGCAGGTACAGATCCATGAGACTGGAAACAGAAGAGTTTGTCACACTGAAAGCCATCGCACTCGCCAACTCAG actctatgcatttagcagacatgGAAGCAGTTCAGGGTCTCCAGGACACCCTCCACGAGGCCCTTCTGGATTACGAGCGTGCCCAGCACAGTGAAGACCCTTGTCGTGCAGGAAAACTCATTATGACCCTTCCGCTCCTCCGTCAGACCTCTGCCGTAGCCGTGCGGCACTTCTGCAGCATCAAACAGGATGGACGTGTCCCCATGCACAAACTCTTCCTGGAACTTCTGGAGGCCAATGTCTGA